In Nostoc piscinale CENA21, the genomic stretch TTTCTAGTATTCCCAACATCTGAGGTAATGTCAAATCATTTTCGTCAAAGTTAACGACTAAACTCCCTAATTGCTCGTTTGTCGTAACTTCAGCGACTCCTTTGTACTGTTGTAAATGTTGGGATACTAATTCTAAGCTTGTGTTTAAACTGCCGTCAGTAGCGCGGATACGAATGCGACCGTGGGTTGCATGGACGATTTCTAGGCAACTAGTTGGTAAATGCGTCTCTAACTTTGCACTTGCCAAACTAGTATGTCTATTCACTTGTAATTGATCACTGTGACGCTGAGTAGAGATTAAGTCAGGAGACAAAGCTTCTTTCGGACTTAATCCGCGACTACTGAGAGTTTTTGTCATTTACTCGATAGTTGCACCAAGGCTCAAAGGTTAACAATAGGTTAAATATAACTCATAAATTCCGTATGTGAACTCATCCTCAAGATTTATTTTAGATTAAGTAATGTTAATTACCCGTTTTTGGTATTCTTGCTCAGTGATGATATCGTGAGTACTTTCAACACGATCTATAAATACAATTCCATCTAAATGATCGTACTCATGCTGAAAAATCCGCGCTACAAAGTCAGTTAATTCTTGTTTTTGTAATTGTCCGTAGCGGTCATAATATTCAACTGCGATAGCTTGATATCTTGGTACTAATCCTCTAATACCGGGGATACATAAACAACCTTCCCAACCCTTAACAATTTCTGTTGAATGTGACACTATCTTAGGGTTGATCATGGCTGTGGGTTCCATTGTGGGAGCATTGGTATACCTGGGATTGGGACGAGAGGCGACAATAAATAAACGCTGTTTTTCGGCAACTTGCGGTGCAGCAATTCCCACACCATTTGCTTGCGAAACCGTAACAATTAAATCATCAATTAATTTTTGAATTTTCTCATCATGAATGTTATCAACCCAAGCCGCTGTTTGCCGAATTACTGGGTCGCCTAACTGCACAATTGGTAATAAGTCAGCCATATCAAAAACTCCATTTGGGATTAGCAGAT encodes the following:
- the def gene encoding peptide deformylase, which translates into the protein MADLLPIVQLGDPVIRQTAAWVDNIHDEKIQKLIDDLIVTVSQANGVGIAAPQVAEKQRLFIVASRPNPRYTNAPTMEPTAMINPKIVSHSTEIVKGWEGCLCIPGIRGLVPRYQAIAVEYYDRYGQLQKQELTDFVARIFQHEYDHLDGIVFIDRVESTHDIITEQEYQKRVINIT